tccgtatcgccaagcttgccttccacgccaaggaaagtcccttccggacacgggacggagtcttcaatcttgtatcttcatagtccaggagtccggcttgaaggtatagttcggctatccgaataccccctaatccaggactccctcaatcagtGATGGATTAATAATAGCGGTCATTAATTGGATATGCCACACTAACCATTAACTAGTAGTCCGGACAATATAACAGTTAAAAAATATTGATAGTCAAATAATTTTCCTCTCAAAATGGTACATGACTCACAACATGAAACCTGAGTTAGTGAGAAGCCTTGGCCAAAAACATAAAGACCTATAGATCATATCGATCCAATATATCATAGGTATCATATTATCATGGATAATGATGTCTTGCCATTAACATGAAGTTCTCGAAATCAAATGATACATTTGAACAAGCAACACAACAATGGAGACTGAAGCAGACATAGATCGAAAAGTTATACATTATTATTTCCTCCACCACTTAAGCAAGATGAATTGCGCTAGGCcatctcattcttcttcttgttgaaGACCTCCTGAATGATAGGGCCAAGAGCCTCCATCCTCATTGGTTTGGGCACAAATAAATCAGCACCAGCACTCATGAACGGCTCCATGGCATGGTTATCGGCAGAAACCCCAACCATCTTCACATCAGTTTCCCCCATAGCACGAATCTTCACAATTGCCTGTCGAGCAATATAAATATTATATTGTCTTTTCTTGTAAATAAGAGGATTATATGTAGTATATAAGattgtttaggtagtatatatactattttttgGTAGTATATATCATATTTTGTGCATACTTCATTTCGCGTACAAATATGTGCGTATTTCACAAATACaatgaaactatgagctcacttgcaattttttcatataactCACTTTGGAGTATCTTAAATATAGtacatgaacataataaaaataataaagttgagtatatactaccacatggtagtatatataTGCCAAATACTTGCATATACAATGATATAGAATTAAGTACCTCTGGACAAGTCATGATGGGCATATTCTTATCGAACAAAACAATGTCAAACTTTTTCCCCGCAAGGAACAAATCAACAGCTTCCTTCCCATTCATGGCTAGAGTAACCTCACAGTGAAGTCTGAGCAGAATTGTTGAGAGGACCAACCTAGAAACTCCAATGTCCTCTAGAAGTAGTGCCTTGATAGAGGTGGATCCTTTGGCCTTGAGCTCCATGATCACCTAAATGAATTGCAAACACATGAATATATTTTATTCTTGATCCATGCATGCCATATTAGTACTTGCAAGCACATTGTTATTCTTGAAAAGAATCAACTAGCAAAATCTTAATATATTACTAAACTCATAGTTTAAACATCGCATAACACAATGAAACAAAATTGTCTATTTCAAACGAAACAATGACAGAGCTGAAAAAACCGATGCTCCAGGATAACATGCCAGCAATaatatataaatgcatatagatGGGTGCTAAGAACAACAACCATGAAGATATTGATTAATAGATCAAATTAAAATGAATACTTCCACCCTATACTGGTATAGATCCACCTCTAACATTCTCATGGATGTAAAGCATGGACACTATAAAAGCACCAGAAGCCTCACGATGAAACTAAAAGCACCAGAAGCCTGATGATAAAACAAGGCAGGAAAACAAATAATGTAACATGTAGCTGAAGCTTAGAGCCAGATGGTGCTTGAGGAGATTGGGGATCTTCCTACTCTTCCCACTAGATAGTCTGGTGGTTGGGTGCTGGTATGCCTCGTATGACAAGGTATTTATAGATGGGAAAAGGTAAGTGTGGCCAATGGACAACCTATCTCCACTGCCTTCACACGCGTAGAAAATCCGCACCGATCTTCGCCCAAGTATAAATGGAGAAATCAATATTGGTCGTGAATATTTTCTTATTAATGACTCATGTCCCCACATAAATATTCTCGATTGATGTTTATATGCAACTTAATGTTTCATATCTAAGGTCATGTATTAAACTATATGTCATCAAGTTACTAGAAGTTGTATGAGTTATACTTCCAAATTTTGAATGTTGGCCAATATACTATAGTTAATATTTTATTTTGAGAGACATGTTACAACGCATAAactcacaacacacacacacacacacacacacctatgaAGGCGAACACATATACCTACCACTGGGAGCAGCAATGTGATGTTGAGTCAATAGATATTGACATTGACAATGCCACCATAGGCACTTCATTGTAAAAGTCCAAGTCATTGCATTGAAATAATAATGTAAGAAATACTGAACTAAATATAGAAAATATTTGAGCACCCATGCGATGTGTAGAACTTGAACCTCGGGTAGGCTTGTTGCCGTAGAAAGTACCTGGCCatataaggccaactccaacgcatgactcCAACTGGTCCGTCCCCATCTGTTTAGGGCTAAACAGACACAAAACGCGACCCAACGCGCGGGAGCAAATGAACAAATGTCCTTTTTCTGTCTGCTTTTGAACCATTTCCGGTCCAAATTTGGGCCGCGTTTGCATCGAAAAGGACACGGGCGGACGAGTGCGACGCGTgcccttgtcctcccctggcctgcCCGTCGGGGACATGGTCgtccttttttcttctcctcctcccctccccctcgcCCCCATCCCCGCTATAGTCGCCGCCGGCATTTTCTCGTCCACCTCGCTGACTCACTGTCTCGTAGTCTACCCCAACCGACCACAAAACGACGGTCGGATATGTGCCTCTCTCGCCCCTGCACTGgtggtcaactgctatacctgcggCCGCGGGATTTGGCGCATGCGGCTACCGGATTTGGCGAATCCGGCCGCATGTTACTGCGCCTTGCCATGGATTGGCAGGGTACTGGTTCGCACAACCATGGCCACGCCTCCGCGTCGCATGCAGGTACCGAATCTACCTCTTGTCGCTCGGATCTATACCCCGGCGATGGTTTGCCATCAAAGACATGGCCGGCCTCTGTCTAGGCTGGGCCCTGGCCCAACGGCTAGACGGTATTAATTTAGATGATGTTCTTGATGGTCATTATGTGATTTTATGCATCTCTAATCAAAATGGAACCAATAAGAAGTTTTGATTATAGATTTAATGAGCAAatgtgaaagtgcaatcatgctcTTAATCaaattttgatgttgatgacaaaatACATACATGAGACTAATTATATTTGCTAAGTGAATACACATGATATTTGTCTTCTTGGCATCATTATGTAGGGATCATGGACACATCAAACGAGATATGACTCAAGAAGATGACAACAGAGAAGAAGTGTAGACTCCTTTATATAAATTTTGAGTTAcaaggatcccgcactattaagaggggatccaacgaaagtgctattgtgagctcgagctcacaggcaccctttgctacagtacaaacaaaaaatatttaaaaagttcaaaaaaatctgaatttttttggcatcaaacattgatatatttttcaCATGCGTACAAATTTTCATGACAAAATGACATTCATGCAGGTctcagcaaaaaaaacaaaatcgatgctccaaaaagCTTCCAAAAACAGCTTTTTTGGagcatgattttgttttttttgctgacACCTCCACCAATGTCATTTCATCACGAaaattggcacgcatgtagaaaaaacatcaaagtttcttgacaaaaaagttcagatttttttgaatttttttactatttttttggattttactgttcatccgggATCACTGGTGCCCGGGATCAATTCCTCCGCGTCCGGGATCCAAGTGGTATTTTCAAGATTTGTTCAAGTGTCAACATAATGTCACTATCATACTACAGGTATTGTAACACCCCTGTAATTAAGCTATAATGAATTCACCCTAATGATGCCCCTTCGCGTGGCCACCGAGCTCCTCCTCATCTGAGTTCATGTCTAGGATCTTCATCGTCGTCGCCCACGTCGCCTGCGGCCACGAGCTCAAGTCAGGAGCCCCTACATCGCCGGAATCGATGTCCTCGTCAAGCTCTGTCGTGCCACTCGCTGCTCACCGACCTGAGCCTCGCCAACCCGCTTTGCACCTCTATAGTCTCACTATGAGCCCCGTCGTCTTTCCTCTCTATCTTTCTGCTTGTGTGCGCCCCCTAGCTAGCTCCGTGGCCATTGACGGTGCTCGTTGCCACCATTCGCATCACCGCCGCGGCCACTACTTTCCAAGCTTGCATTCGAGCACCACATTGAGCTCCTGGAGCTCCTAGGAACCCAATGCCGCCGTTCGTTCGCCTTGTCGTCCTCCGCAGCCTCGCCAGCGTCCACCCCAAACTCCAACCGACGCCTCGCCTTAACGCCAATGCCAACTCCGGCCATCTCCAGTTGAACCGATGCCACCGTTGCATGCTCACCGCTTCTCTGATTCAAATGCGTCCTCCGTGCGCAAAATGGCCGCTAAAGACGCAATCCCGAACCCCACCACCGTTCTTCTGGTCGCCGAAGCTCTACCGCCGGCGAGCCACCGCGTTTGGACTGTCGTGagtcactgacacatgggcccgGCCTACCAGGAACGTCTTTTAGCACTAACAAAAAGTGTAATATGTCACTCACACACGGCCCCCAAATTAGCATTTACTTAATTGAAATAATATCCTATTAATTAACCCTTGTCACTGACCACTAGGCCCCACCTCCTAATtatagttaattaaactaattaaaatgcTGACAAAACCCCGCTAACCAGTGagtcccattggtcaggtttgactagtcaacctaactgttgactgctgactcaACAGTCaataggccccacctgtcagtaaCAATCCGTAGTTTACCGATTTATGCACGTACTTCCGCTGGTTATCATTTCTATGTAAGCTTTGTGTTCTCCTTTGTAATATTCAATTATGCCATGCAAAGGAAAATCAAGGATTACTATTCTTTGTACATATGTAGTGTATTTTTCATTCCAGTAGTAATAGTTAAAGTAGAGGACAGATGTAGTGACATAGATGGTCGAAGGCTATTTGGGGCAGCCCCAAGCCCTACATCGCTCGTGGTGCTCCTTGGTTGTTCAAGAAGGACCTCCTCAACGAGATAACAGATCCCTAAGCTAAGTTTACTTCTCCATTTCCGTAGCAATCTTCGCTCCTTTTTTGATCAATTCGTTTGTTGGCGCCATGGGCTGCAGCACACGATGGCGATCACAGAAGATACgctagaagaggaggaagaagaacacggAGAATTTTTCCTGCGCCCGAACGCCGGCCGCATATACGGCTTTTCTGTATTTCACCTCTAGCTCGAACTTGATTTCCTCAGCGATTACACAGGAGTGGAGAGGGTTTAATACCCGCGAGCTTCGACACGCCGGGCCGCGCTCGATTGCACCCACCTATCACTCGCCACGCCCTGCTCGCTCCGGCTCGCGCACTCCGATCGTGCACGCACACGATCGCCGCGGGCATGCTGCGCACGCGACGCGGTCCTCTCCTCCTAATCCCTCGTTAGCTAACCCACGCAGCCACGCGCACACACGCGCTGactcgcacacacacgcacacctacactcaggcacacacgcacacacccgaGCCCGCCATAGGCCGGACCTGACGCGACCAGGACATGCACACACACGCGCACGTTCTCAGCCCCGCCGTGGCTTATTTCCTACATTTCACCCCCTAAGCCACGACCTAGAGGAGGCCGGCGTCCTCGATTCCGACGTCCGCCAGCAACGCGTGCTCCGTTGCTGGCTCCCACCGCAGCTGGGGCAGTCCCGCTTGAAATGGCTACGCTCGCTGCACTTGTAGTAGTGCCCGTGT
The window above is part of the Triticum aestivum cultivar Chinese Spring chromosome 2A, IWGSC CS RefSeq v2.1, whole genome shotgun sequence genome. Proteins encoded here:
- the LOC123184523 gene encoding two-component response regulator ORR42; translated protein: MAGVGIGVKARRRLEFGVDAGEAAEDDKVIMELKAKGSTSIKALLLEDIGVSRLVLSTILLRLHCEVTLAMNGKEAVDLFLAGKKFDIVLFDKNMPIMTCPEAIVKIRAMGETDVKMVGVSADNHAMEPFMSAGADLFVPKPMRMEALGPIIQEVFNKKKNEMA